One Armatimonadota bacterium genomic window, GTAACCATACTAGGTCCGAACCCTTTAACATTCTTCAAGAACCTTTCATACCGCTCACCAGGCGTACCTTCTTTTCTCACAAGGCGTGCGAATTCCACAGATAGTTTATCAATGCCGTTGTCGCTTATAATCTTATTTGCGAGGTACTCCTTATTGGTCCACATTCTAACCGCCCATAGTTTCTTGATCATTTCAGAAAAATTGAATTCGTTGAGTTGCTCCTGAGCCATTCTCTGAAAGAACTGTTTTCTCTCATACCTTTCTCTCATGTCTTCTTGAAATTCACTTTGTTTCGAATACTCTTGGAAGAACTCAATGCTTTCTTGAGTTTTTGCTCGTTTAATCCAAAATCCTCGTTCATGGTTAAACATCTCCCTCGTTCAAGTTTTTTTTTGCCTTCAACTCAAGGAATCTTTTTTCCTCAGCCTGCTCTCGGTTGAGATTTTAATATTCTCTACAAAAGCCGTCACTGATTGAATACCTCGAAGAGCGGGATGTTTCCTGCTTCGCCAGTTTATCAATAGTCCTCCCGTCCAACTTGAGGTACTCGGCAGGCTGGTTGACAGTGACCACCATGTCGTCCACCCCGACCGAGCTGCCGCCCAGGAGCACAGGCAGTGCACCAGACGCCGAATCCTGACAGCCAATGCCCCTGTTCTACAGCGGCTTCGGTGAAAAATCCAATGATCAGAATCCCAAAATCTTCCCGAAGGCTTTTCGCGGCAGGTGTATTCGACTCGCAGAACTATTTCTTCTTATCGCCTGGGCTCTGTTGCGGCTCGCTTTATCGGCTGTGATGGTTTGTTATCCGGTTTTCCTCTGCAGAACCATTCTGGGGTGGCAGTGGTCCTGATTACGGAAGTTAGGGCCAGGCTCTTTTAGTAAATCTCCGGCCCTGTGAGATTTCATCTGTTCTAAGTTCTTGTGGTCGCACATTATTGTGCCATAATTATTGCTGTTAACTCGAGGGCAGCTAAAAGGGTCATAAGAATGAATGCCAATGTAAAGAGTGATTTGGCATACTCTACGTGTTTTCGGTCGCGTTGAGCGCGTGCTCTGGCTTTGTTGTACTTCTCATCATCGTTATCTTCTAAATACTCCATCAAGAGTCTATGTGCTTCTATATTATGCAGACGTATGGTCATCAGTATGTTTATGACTGCCACAAACAGCGCACATGTTATAATACACAGCGCCGATTCAACTATGAGTAGCCACGTTGGACGAGGAAAGTTACTTGGAGGGTTTATGGGAGAAAAAAGAATCCATGGTGTCCATAGAAACGCAGCGACCCAAAGCATCATATATGAATAAGAACCCCAAAAACCCCCGGGTTCTGCGACAACGACTTGATATAATTTTTGTTTTAGTTCCTCCTTATTGTCTTTGCTCATCAATTCCTCCTACAAACAGGTTCGGTTATGACACTAGCAAACAGAGCCAAAATTGTCAAGCGGTTTATTGTTTGAGTATGTTGTTTCTCGGCTATTGCAGGGTGTCTAAAGTGGCGGTGGTGCACTTCATCAGCGTTATCTGCCGAGGAAAGTTCGCTTGCGAGCGGTAAGAGCGGCCAAAGCTGAAAAATGACAGCAAGCCACCCGATGAATTAAAATAGAAATACTTATTCAACCTATGGAGGGAAAAGTGTCTCTACGTAAGTTTGGTCTCCTTTGCATTGCCATCACTTTGACAGTTTCCGTCGTTTCCCCCAGCGCATGTTTAGCCGAGAGGGTAAGGCGCATGCCTGCACCATCCAGCGGCTCCGAGAGCACCGATGTTATTCGAGAGGAGCGGATTAGAGCGAGGATGGAGGCGGCTGTCCCGTGGCTGGGAATCGCATTCAAAGAGACTGCCGCTGATTCTAGGGCGGGTGGTCTGGAAGTTGAGTCAGTAGCCGCTGGTTCTCCGGCAGAACAGGCGGGCGTCCGAAGCGGCGACATCATCAGTCAAATAGGTGGCAAGACGGTAACGAATGCAAAAGATTTTATGCAGTTGGTTCTTGGGCTTAAGATTGGGACGGATTACCCGCTAACGGTTATTCGGGATGGCAAAACGCTTGAGCTGACAATTCGCCCTGCGAGCCGTCCTGCGGGGCGGTTTGGTTCGGCTTCGACAGCGAACACCGAGGATGTTTCCGATAAGCCGGCGCCGAGGAAGGGACTGCTCGATATAAATGTCTTAAAGTATGCATTCATTGACCCCAAGACGCGCGCTGTAACCTTCGTTGGCAAGTATGACCCCACCTATAATACCGGCCCGATACCATATGCCGACTATCTCAAGGTGGCGCTGGAAAACCCGTATCCGTCGTTTTCTCTCGACCCGCCCCAGGAAACTGCCGAGGCGCTGAAGACAGCCGCGAAGGTTCTGGATGCGGAGATAGCAAGGATGGACGATTTGGAATACGCCAGCCAGTGGGCTCAGAAGGTCTCTAATCTGCTTTTAGAAGATCCTTCGCTTGAGGTAGATAGAGCAAGATTCTTCAAACACTGTGCCGAGGTGCTGGGGATAACGGGCGACGAACTCAGGCGCATGCACGATGCCGCAACTGGTAAGATAGACATTCCCGGTACGGAGTTCATGGGCTTGGCGTCGAAGATGATACGCGGCATCGGACTCCCCAAGGCAGGCGACGCTTTGGGTGTGCTTGCCGCCGGCGGTACTCCTGAGGAACTGCTGTTCAAAATGGCAGAGAAACTTGGGCTTTCTGACCAATACACCGCTCTTGTCATGAAAGGCTTGCCGCCGGAGGAGTTTCGGAAGGAGGAGATTATTCTCTGCATATCCGAAATATGCCGCCAGTTTGAAGCGCCGGAAAGCGAAATCAACAGCATTGTGGCATCCATTCGCGGTGGGCAGTCAGCCGACTTGATAATCAACTACATGGGCAAACAGCTCAGCAATTACATCACCAAGAAATCCGGCAGAAAAATGATAAACGGGTTGATTCTCGGACCGGCGGTTTTGGCGAGGCTCTACAATCTGCCAATCCCCAAGGCTGAGCTTGTTTTTAAGGGTCTGCCTGCGGATTCACTGCTCGGCGATGTGTTCTTTAAATCGGACTACAGGTTGAAGAGTTTGAGCACATACCCCGACGCCCGAGATAGGGTCGCCGCCCATCTGACGCATCAGGAGTTCATGCAGAGACATCTGCCGGCGGCTGTGCTGAAGGCACTGAGCGGTGTGGACGTCCTTGCAGGTCAGCGGCTGGTTCCTGCCGAGGTTGCTATGCATGTGTCGCCAGCTGGCGATGTTGTTGAGTTCGGCGATTCCAAAATAAAGATTATCGGCTGGATAATTGAGATGATGCGCCCAGCCGACAAAGCAACTATTGATACTCTCAGCGACTGCATATCAAAATACTCAAACTTCCTTGCTGAGCACTACGACGACTATGCGAGGGTCTATCCGGAGTGGCACAAGCTTTCGGAAGCGGCGAAAGTAATTGCGCTCGCAAGGTGGGCGAAAAACAATGGCTATACATTGAGGGTGATTGGCGAATCCGGTGAAAAGGTCAGCCTGCCGAAATACATCAATGGCTTTTGGAGTGCAGTTTTCGAAGTCTACGAAGACAGCCAATACCTCAACTTCATCGCTGAGGGAGGCGCTAGTTTTGCGAAGGACGAGGGAGAAGACTGGCTTAAAGTTCAGCAAGACGTATCCGTTACATCCAGTGTATCCAAGCAGTTGGTTGCCAGCGCAATATTTGCCGAGCAGGCTTTGGGTGCGGCTGTTTCCGGCGACCTCGAATCTGCCAGGGAGCTAGCCGAGAAGAGTGCTCGCGCAATGACCGGCGAGATTGACCTAACGAGACTGCCGCCGCTCGACAACATCCCCGTTCCTGCTGACCCCGCATCTTATGCGGCGGCGACGAGGGAAGCCATTGATGAAGCCGCGGAATGCTTTGATAAAATGATTGCGGCTGGAAAGGATATAGAAAAAGCCGAACAGCTTGCCGCAACTGCTCCAGACGAAGCCGCGAAGCTTAAAGAGCAGGCAGTCAAAGTTCGCGATGAAGCTCAAGCGAAGCTAAACCAAATCCTCGAACAGGTTAAGAACTACAAGTCCGACCCCACGCAGTCGGGAGAGGCGCTGATTGTATTGCAGAGTGATTCGGCGGTTGTTATGCCGATTGCGAGCGGCGGGTCTGCGGCATCATCCGGCACGAGTGCCCCAGGCACCACTAGCACCCCAGGCACAGGGGCACAGCCGACTGCAGCTGCTTCCACCAAGCCGACGCCTGAGGATCTCGAAAGGCTGAAGAAAGAACTTGATGAGGTAAACAAGCAGATTGCCGCCACCAGGGAAGCCTTGCTTAGGTTGAATAAGTATATCCAGTCAAACCAGAAGCTGTTTGAGGAATGGGAGAGTTCCGCGTCGGAGGGTTTCGACAGGTGTGTTAGCATGATAGGAGACATAGCTTTGGATTTTGGCATAGGCGGGCTCTCCGAGCGGTATGAGACTATCTATGAACTTGCCAAGAAGCTCCCAGGAAAACCAGAGGATGTAATCGAAAAATATAGATACCTTGCTTCGCTAACTCGAAGGCTGAGAGAGGCAAAGGAGGTCAACGATTTTGCGGGTTTGGCTGAGAGGGAGAACAAGACGGAGGCAGAGATTTGGGAGACGCTGAGGGACGGCATTGGCCAAATCTCGGGTTTATTGGGGCTTGATGATACTCTGCCGGGGAAGTGGTGGAAGTACGGCAGTTTGGCTATTGATACCGCGTATAACCTGGCTGAGCTGCGCATGACGTGGAAGAACCTAAAGGCGCTCGAGGAGAGCACCGACAGATACGCGGAAGCCGTCAGTAAATTGGCGGCGAAGATGAAAGAGCTTGTTGACCGCCAGAAGGAGATAAAGCAGAAAATAGAAGCCGGCGGCGAAGTTGAGAAGATAGCGAATTAGCAAACTCCCCGGCATGGGGGAGACTGCATGCGAATTACAGCGGCAGTAGGGGCGCTGTATCGAGCAGAGTGAACAAAATAGAACGGGGGACACGAAAATGGACGAACACGACTACAGTGGATTGACCAATGCATTCGATATGCTTTTTGAGGAGATTGAGCGCGTCATGAAGAAAGTGAATGAGTCTGGCAGCCAGGCGTTTTCCGAGGGCAGATATGACGACGCCAAACAGATGATTGCCCAAGCAAAGAGTCTGAACGATTTACGTTTAAAAGCTATTTCGCTTGGTCAAGACTTGCAAAAGCTGTGCGCCGGTCGGAACAGAGAAGATGTCTTGAGGAGAAACCCGGGGCGCTTAGCAGAGGACTGGAAAACTAGTCACGAGTTCTTCTACATTCCCATCCTTCAAGTGTTGTGTGAGATGGGCGGTGGAGGTCGAGTGGGCGAAGTGCTGGACAGAGTCTATGACATTGTGAAGGATTCCCTTAAGCCGGCGGACATGGAGCGTCTCCCGGGCGGCAGAGACCTGCGCTGGCGCACCTCAGCGCGGGGGGCGCGGTGGTACATGGTCCAAAAAGGACTTCTTAAGGCAGATTCCCCGCGTGGTGTGTGGGAAATATCGGAGGCTGGCCGCGAATGGCTGGAGCGGCATAAAAATGTGAATGAGATTTAATCATAATAACATACTTTGTTCGCCGAATATGGGCTTTGTCGTGGTCTTATAATTATGGGAGAAAATATCAGGCGGCGCTGAACGGCGCTAGAGCAGTGTTTCCCAGGAGTGGGCAGGATTTCAAGTCCTGCCCCTCTTTTTTCGTTTGCAACCGAACATATGTTCCCTAAAGGAGGCGACCGTGGGCATCTATCATTACTTCGCGCGCGCAGATTGGAGGCTCGGCTGATGAACAGCGCAAAGTTCGCCAACATACCCCAGGAGCTCAAGGCACGGCGGCAGTGGGTGTGCTACCGAATCGAGTTCAGGGACGGCAGGAAAACGAAGATTCCCTACCGTACGGACAAGGCTGGGGGCGGCAGGGCTCGATCAAATGATTCTACAACCTGGCATTCGTTCGAGGAGGTGGTTTCAGCCCTCGCCAAGCCGAAGAACCGATTCGACGGCATCGGGTTTATTCTCTCGGAGAGCGACCCATACACGTTTATTGACCTTGACCACGTGGTGAGCGGCGGCGCAGTCGAGGAATGGGCACAGGAGATTGTGGATAAAGTCAAGTCGTATACCGAGTTCAGCCAGTCGGGAGCAGGCATCCACATTTTCGCTCGTGCCAGGAAGCCTGGGCCGAGGTGCAGAACGCACAAACACCCGAAGTTTGAGATATACGACAGACTGCGGCTGGTTGTCTTTACTGGCAAGCTTTTGCCTGGGTCGCCACCGCAGATACGCGGCGCACAGAAGGTGGTTGATGAAATCTACTTTCGGATGTTCGCCGACGAGCCGCGCAGTGAGCCGAAGAAGGCAGGGCGGGAGTTTCATCCGATTCTCGCTTCGGACCGTGAGCTGGTTGATATGGCGTTGGCGGCGTCGAACGGAGGCAGGTTCCGCAGGCTTTGGAGCGGCGACACCAGCGAATACGGCGGCGACGACAGCGCGGCGGATATGGCGCTCTGCTGCAGTCTGGCGTTCTGGACCAGGAAGGATCCTGAGCGGATGGACAGGCTGTTTCGGATGTCGGGGCTGATGCGCCCGAAGTGGGATGAAAAGCGGGGAGATTGGACCTATGGCCGCAGGACCATTGATGCCGCGATAGAGCGCACCACCGAGGTGTACGACGGCAGGGGTGGCGTGCAGGCGAGGCGTGGGGCTGCGGATGAGCAGTTGACGGCGGCTCGTGCAAGAATCGCCCAGGCGCGGAACGCAGGATCGGCATCTGCGGTGTTCGAGGCAGTCGAGTCGCTCGCGCTTCTTCCGCCAGGCGAGTATGCGGATGCCGTCAAGAAGCTGAAGGAGGCTGTTCCCCAGCTCGACCTTCGCGAGTTGAAAAAAGCAGTCGCCAGGGCGCGGAAGTCGAAGTTCGCTAATGAGGGTAGCGAATATCCCCAGCTGGTAGTGAGCAACCGACAGCTGAGGGACATGGGCGACGAGGCAGTCGGCATACTGGAGCGGTCGAATGCGCCGCCGACGCTGTTCGTGCGGTCGGGCGCGCTGTGTGAGGTGGTGGAGGATGAGCGCGGGCGTCCGATAATCAGGGCGGTTACGGAGGATGTCGTGCTGGCGCGGCTAGCCAAAACGTGCAACTCCGTTGTTCAAACGGAGGATGGGCTGAAAAACGTACTGCCGCCGAGGAGCATTGCGTCGTACATCTTGGCTCAAGGACGGTGGCCATTCCCTCCGCTTGAGGCGGTAACTTGCTCGCCAACCATCAGGCAGGACGGGAGCATTGCGCAGGTGCCAGGGTATGATTCCGCGACCAGGCTCTACTACCATCGGACGTCCGATGAGCCAGTTAACGTTCCTGACAAGCCGACTAGCGAGGACGTCGTCAAGGCGCTGGGTCTGCTGGATGAACTTTTGCACGATTTCCCGTTCGACTGCCAGGCAAGCAAGGCAAATGCGATTGCTCTGCTATTGTCGCCCATAATTCAGCCGGCTGTCATGGACCTGACGCCGCTGTTCCTGATAGACGCACCGACGGCGGGCAGTGGGAAGAGCCTTCTTGCAATCACTGCGGGCATAATAAGCAGCGGCGCGGTGCCCGACTTCACGACCGCGCCATCGAAGGACGAAGAGTGGCCGAAGAAGATTACTGCTATCCTAACTGCTGGGCCTTCGCTTGTGGTAATTGACAACGTGAAGCACACCATCCAGAGCGCTGAGCTGGCAATGCTTCTCACCACAAGGGCTTGGAAGGAGCGCGTCTTCGGAAAGAATACCGAGACCGTCATACTGCCGAATCGCGCAGTGTGGGTGGCAACGGGCAACAACATCCAGATTGGCGGCGACATTCCGAGGCGGTGCGTGTGGATTCGCATTGACCCTCGGCAGTCGAAGCCTCACCAGCGGGAGGGATTCCTTCACCCGAACTTGATTGACTGGACGCTGGAGAACAGGGCGAGTCTGCTTGCCGCGCTCCTAGTCTTGTGTCGGGCGTGGTATGCTGATGGAAGCCCCGAGTATCCCGTTCCGGTGTTCGGCTCGTTCGAGAAGTGGACGCATACCGTCGGAGGCATTCTGGGGCATGCGGGTGTGGAAGGATTCCTGGCGAACCGAGACCAGCTGTGGGAGCAGTCGGATGCGGAGTCGGCGGAGTGGGAGGCATTCCTGTCGAAGTGGCACAAGGTGTACGGCAGTAAGCCTATTACGCCGAAGGAGCTTGTTCGCGCCGTCGAGACTGGGGAAGAGATAGCCGATGCACTGCCTGCGGTGGTGTCGGATGCTCTTTGCGGCAAAGGCGACAGGTGCTCGCGCATAGGCAAGCAGTTTCGGGCGAGGCTGGGGAAGCGCTACGGCAAGGGCGGCTTTCGGCTGGAGCGAGGGGCAAGGAATACGGGCGGCGTTACCTGGGTTGTTGAGGCGGACGATGCCCAGTCAACAATGTAGGGTGAATGTAGGGTTAGTGTAGGGTTGAAAGGTCAACCCTACATAATTTCACGGCGATTTTGAGCGTGAAAATGCGGTTAATGTAGGGTGTGTAGGGTCAAAACACCTCTAAACGCGGGGAAAGGGTATATATCTCCAGAAAGATAATATATATCCTTTGAAAATGGATTCGACTGCAAAACCCTACATAACCCTACATCCCTACATACCTCAACCGACGATAGCCGCTAATCAGCTGTAATCAGCAAGTCGAATTAGGTTTGGGCTGGGGCAGGTGAAAATAGAAATAGCCTCGGAAGATTCTTGTTTTTTCCGAGGCTTGCTTTGGGAGCGGGGGTTGGATTTGAACCAACGACCTTCGGGTTATGAGCCCGACGAGCTACCGGACTGCTCCACCCCGCAGTGTCGTTGAAATTATACCATGCCGTTCTAGTTTTGTAAAGACCATGCCCGCAGTTTTCCCAAGGTTTAATTCAATTTTTATTATTTCTCGACAAAAAGGACATCGCCGCCTTTGTGGTGTAACATACTCTTGAGATGATTCCAAAAGAGCGCATAATAGCGGCACTGGAACACAAGCCGACTGACCGAGTGCCAATCTATCACTGTTCGATTTCCTCGCGCATGGCGTCGCTGGTTCTTGGGCGCGAAGCATATGTTGGCGGCGGCATTCAGCAGTGGCGCGAGTCTGCGGCGATGTGGAATGGACCGGAGGCACACAAGGAGTTCATTGAGCGCACTCGTCGGGACACGATTGACCTTGCCAAGGTGCTTGACGTTGATATGGTCCGCCCATCATATTGGCGAATGACGAGGAAGCCAACCAGGCGGCTGGATGAATATACGTTTCTCTACGGCGATCCCGACGGCTCATGGGAGGTCATGCGGTTTGACCCCGAGACCGAGCTTTACCAGACGGTTGACCGAAGCCCACGGCCCGAGCCGACCGAGTCAGACATAGAAGCTGAGGTTGAGCGCCTCGAAAGGGGTCTCGACTCCTACGATCCCAAATGCGAAGAAATATGCGCTGATGCGATTGAGGTGCTGAAGGCATTCGGCGGCGAGCGCGCCGTCCCAGGGATGGGAGTCGGAGTTGGCGTGCCGAACCGCTCGACAATATGGTTTGAAATGATTGCCGCGAGGCCTGATTTAGTCAAGCGCTACATTGAAGTTCAGACCGAATACACCTTGAAGCGGATAAGGTGCTACAGGGAGCTGGACGTGCAGGTAATGCTTGGCGGCGGCGACATGGCATGGAACGAGGGACCAATTTATTCTCCAAAGTTTTTCCGCGAGGTCATGGCGCCGGCATTTGAGCGGCTGACCAGCGAATGCAATGCGCTGGGGAAGTACTACTTTTTCGCAAGCGACGGCAATCTTTGGCCCATTGCGGATGATGTATTTCCGATAGTTAACGGCTTCTATGAGATTGACCGCCGCGC contains:
- a CDS encoding PDZ domain-containing protein; this encodes MSLRKFGLLCIAITLTVSVVSPSACLAERVRRMPAPSSGSESTDVIREERIRARMEAAVPWLGIAFKETAADSRAGGLEVESVAAGSPAEQAGVRSGDIISQIGGKTVTNAKDFMQLVLGLKIGTDYPLTVIRDGKTLELTIRPASRPAGRFGSASTANTEDVSDKPAPRKGLLDINVLKYAFIDPKTRAVTFVGKYDPTYNTGPIPYADYLKVALENPYPSFSLDPPQETAEALKTAAKVLDAEIARMDDLEYASQWAQKVSNLLLEDPSLEVDRARFFKHCAEVLGITGDELRRMHDAATGKIDIPGTEFMGLASKMIRGIGLPKAGDALGVLAAGGTPEELLFKMAEKLGLSDQYTALVMKGLPPEEFRKEEIILCISEICRQFEAPESEINSIVASIRGGQSADLIINYMGKQLSNYITKKSGRKMINGLILGPAVLARLYNLPIPKAELVFKGLPADSLLGDVFFKSDYRLKSLSTYPDARDRVAAHLTHQEFMQRHLPAAVLKALSGVDVLAGQRLVPAEVAMHVSPAGDVVEFGDSKIKIIGWIIEMMRPADKATIDTLSDCISKYSNFLAEHYDDYARVYPEWHKLSEAAKVIALARWAKNNGYTLRVIGESGEKVSLPKYINGFWSAVFEVYEDSQYLNFIAEGGASFAKDEGEDWLKVQQDVSVTSSVSKQLVASAIFAEQALGAAVSGDLESARELAEKSARAMTGEIDLTRLPPLDNIPVPADPASYAAATREAIDEAAECFDKMIAAGKDIEKAEQLAATAPDEAAKLKEQAVKVRDEAQAKLNQILEQVKNYKSDPTQSGEALIVLQSDSAVVMPIASGGSAASSGTSAPGTTSTPGTGAQPTAAASTKPTPEDLERLKKELDEVNKQIAATREALLRLNKYIQSNQKLFEEWESSASEGFDRCVSMIGDIALDFGIGGLSERYETIYELAKKLPGKPEDVIEKYRYLASLTRRLREAKEVNDFAGLAERENKTEAEIWETLRDGIGQISGLLGLDDTLPGKWWKYGSLAIDTAYNLAELRMTWKNLKALEESTDRYAEAVSKLAAKMKELVDRQKEIKQKIEAGGEVEKIAN
- a CDS encoding winged helix-turn-helix domain-containing protein, giving the protein MDEHDYSGLTNAFDMLFEEIERVMKKVNESGSQAFSEGRYDDAKQMIAQAKSLNDLRLKAISLGQDLQKLCAGRNREDVLRRNPGRLAEDWKTSHEFFYIPILQVLCEMGGGGRVGEVLDRVYDIVKDSLKPADMERLPGGRDLRWRTSARGARWYMVQKGLLKADSPRGVWEISEAGREWLERHKNVNEI
- a CDS encoding uroporphyrinogen decarboxylase family protein; the encoded protein is MIPKERIIAALEHKPTDRVPIYHCSISSRMASLVLGREAYVGGGIQQWRESAAMWNGPEAHKEFIERTRRDTIDLAKVLDVDMVRPSYWRMTRKPTRRLDEYTFLYGDPDGSWEVMRFDPETELYQTVDRSPRPEPTESDIEAEVERLERGLDSYDPKCEEICADAIEVLKAFGGERAVPGMGVGVGVPNRSTIWFEMIAARPDLVKRYIEVQTEYTLKRIRCYRELDVQVMLGGGDMAWNEGPIYSPKFFREVMAPAFERLTSECNALGKYYFFASDGNLWPIADDVFPIVNGFYEIDRRAGMDLRKLRERYPHLTLIGNISSHTLHMGTKYDVIEETRDCLQAAKELGGIIVGVSNLIVCQTPPENFFAMLETIRSER